Genomic segment of Rhodococcus sp. W8901:
CGTTCGATCTTGCCGTTGGTTTGAGGCCGGTACGGGCGGGTGCGTTTGTGGATGACCGCGAGCTCGGTGCAGGCCTGCTTCCACAGGTGCGAGCGGTAGCAGCCGCCGTTGTCCGACAGGACCCGTTCGACCGTGACGCCGCGGGCGGCGAACCACGACACTGCCCGTCGTAGCACTCCGACCGCGGTGGCGGCGGTCTCGTCGTCGTGGATCTCGGCGTAAGCGACGCGGGAATGGTCGTCGATCACGGTGTGCACGAATGCGTGCCCGAGGAGGACATCGCGATGGCGGCTGCGTTTCGTGCCGGGAGTGGTCTTGCGGTTCTGCCAGCCCTGTGGACGCCCGACGTAGCGCCAGCCACCACCGTTGGGGATGTTGCCGAGTTTCTTGACGTCGACGTGGATCATCGAACCCGGATACGGGTGTTCGTAGCGGCGGATCACTTCGCCGGTGCGGATGTCGATGTGGGACAGGCGATTGAGTCGGCAGCGGACCAGGACGGCGTGCACGGTCGAGGCCGGCATGTCCAGCCGCGACGCGATCGCTTGCGGGGACAGTCGGCGTCGCCACCGCAGATCGACGATCTTGCGTTTGGTCGGTTCCGGAGTGCGAT
This window contains:
- a CDS encoding IS481 family transposase, with protein sequence MVHANAPLTPRGRLLLARRIVDEGWPISTAAEHFNVSWPTAKRWAGRYQEMGEAGMVDRSSRPHRSPNRTPEPTKRKIVDLRWRRRLSPQAIASRLDMPASTVHAVLVRCRLNRLSHIDIRTGEVIRRYEHPYPGSMIHVDVKKLGNIPNGGGWRYVGRPQGWQNRKTTPGTKRSRHRDVLLGHAFVHTVIDDHSRVAYAEIHDDETAATAVGVLRRAVSWFAARGVTVERVLSDNGGCYRSHLWKQACTELAVIHKRTRPYRPQTNGKIERFHRTMAAEWAFARHYQSEQARRAALPGWLHTYNHHRQHSAIGRNVPFSRLINVHGQYN